From the genome of Dehalobacter sp.:
TGATCTGCTGCAGGTGAAAATTGAGGTGACGGATAGGATAGCGAAAAAGCTTATCAAGGGTCATGAAATCGTCAAAGGTAGAGTCCCACTCGGTAGGATAGTACATGCCGTGTTCCCACTCATCATCCTTGATGGAATCGATCTTTTTCAGAAGAGAAAAATAAACACGATCATAAATCTTGCCTATTCGTTGATAGGTAAAGACTTTCCCTTGTCCTCTAGCGCCGATCATGTTGAACCAGTTGAAGATACCTGTGAAGGAATTGAGCAACCAGGCAAACCATTTG
Proteins encoded in this window:
- a CDS encoding DinB family protein, which produces MNPSSQTKREEIRWEFETARMKFHTVLGSLSEQDFKNQSLNPGWSNGEVLAHVTFGFIVINVLLPMARLWGKLPKSSSKWFAWLLNSFTGIFNWFNMIGARGQGKVFTYQRIGKIYDRVYFSLLKKIDSIKDDEWEHGMYYPTEWDSTFDDFMTLDKLFRYPIRHLNFHLQQI